AGGGCCGCCCCCCAGAGCACTGCCGCAAGTCTGTTGTAAATAGTGGCTTGGATGGACATGACTTATCTCATTCGGCGCAGCTCGCCGTTTTCCAAAATCTCACTGGACACTTCCAACATTTTGGTCTGAATCGTCAAGGAAACCGCTCGGGCTTGATCGAGGTTGACGCTCATCCGCACCCTATCCGTCACTTCAAATCCTATGACTCCACCATCCGGCAAGAATTCCGGCTCGTCACTGACCGTCAGAACCGGTTGCTGTTTCAACACCGCCAGCGCCGTGCGCCGCTTTGCGGCATCCGCATAAGCCATGAAAACAATCTGACACGGCGGCAATTCTGCCACCGTGGCGGCGCGAACAATGACAAAGCTGCGGCCCTGCTCCGTTCGTCCGCGCAAGGTGGTTTCTAAAATATCGCCAAACGGATCGGGCCCCAAAACACCGATACACCAAGGCGCATTTCCGGCGGGAAGCGCCTGTTTCGGCCAGACCACGTAATGGGCAAAATTACGCAGAAAGGCCGCTTTTACTTTATAGGGGTTATCGACTATCACCTCCTGGCCGACTGCCAAACCCGGCAGCAACAACAGGGCAGCAAGCCAAAGGGCCGCCCTGGCATGGCGCCTCGGACATAGCTTATTGCCTGCACATTGATCGCAAGCCCCTGATGAATTAGCACTCAACACCGCACTCCTTGCGTAACACATCCGGCATAGCGCCCAACATCGGCAATGCCCAATGCTAACCGGCTTGCCGCTGCGAAACAGTACCGATAATCGGCTAGTGTCATAGTCTTAGCCCCGGTATCAAAACTTCACCGAAAAGTTGATCATCAACTCGCGGGGCCTGCTGCGGCTGCTTTGCGAAGGCCGGTATTGTTCGTCCAGCAGGTTTTTGCCCATCAGATCCACGCTCATACTATGCCCTCCCACTTCCCAGGTATAACCGATG
The window above is part of the Methylomonas sp. ZR1 genome. Proteins encoded here:
- a CDS encoding YfiR family protein — its product is MSANSSGACDQCAGNKLCPRRHARAALWLAALLLLPGLAVGQEVIVDNPYKVKAAFLRNFAHYVVWPKQALPAGNAPWCIGVLGPDPFGDILETTLRGRTEQGRSFVIVRAATVAELPPCQIVFMAYADAAKRRTALAVLKQQPVLTVSDEPEFLPDGGVIGFEVTDRVRMSVNLDQARAVSLTIQTKMLEVSSEILENGELRRMR